One genomic segment of Balaenoptera musculus isolate JJ_BM4_2016_0621 chromosome 11, mBalMus1.pri.v3, whole genome shotgun sequence includes these proteins:
- the EGFL8 gene encoding epidermal growth factor-like protein 8 isoform X2 encodes MGSRAELCTVLGGLSFLLLLMTGEGAKGGSLKESQGVCSKQTLVVPLRYNESYSQPVYKPYLTLCSGRRVCSTYRTTYHVAWREVRREVQQTHAVCCQGWKKRHPGALTCDEAICAKPCQNGGVCVRPDQCECAPGWGGKHCHVDVDECRTGVTLCSHGCFNTAGSFTCGCPWGLVLGPDGRTCAERAPEPPTSASILSVAVREAGHDERALRREIRELRGRLERLEQWASQAGAWVRAVLPMPPEELQPEQVAELWGRGDRIESLSDQVLLLEERLGACESPCPSLWGPPSPNSCPQLFQTPFPNSVFSCPKSLLLHSLTPYLPQISALYHPFSWSVSNLVVPLIGSCEDNSLGPGLNRRS; translated from the exons ATGGGGTCCAGGGCTGAGCTGTGCACTGTCTTAGGCGGACTCTCATTCCTCCTGCTACTGATGACAGGCGAGGGGGCCAAGGGTGGATCCCTCAAAGAGAG TCAGGGGGTCTGCTCCAAGCAGACGCTGGTGGTCCCACTCCGTTACAACGAGTCCTACAGCCAACCCGTATATAAGCCCTACTTGACTCTGTGCTCTGGAAGGCGTGTCTGCAGCACCTacag GACCACGTACCATGTGGCCTGgcgggaggtgaggagggaggtgCAGCAGACCCACGCCGTGTGCTGCCAGGGCTGGAAAAAGCGGCATCCCGGGGCGCTCACCTGTGATGAAG CCATCTGCGCCAAGCCCTGCCAGAACGGAGGCGTCTGCGTTCGGCCAGACCAGTGCGAGTGCGCCCCGGGCTGGGGTGGGAAGCACTGTCACGTGG ACGTGGATGAATGCAGGACTGGCGTCACTCTCTGCTCGCACGGATGCTTCAATACAGCAGGCAGCTTCACCTGCGGCTGCCCCTGGGGCCTGGTGCTGGGCCCGGACGGGCGCACTTGCGCAGAAAGGGCCCCAGAGCCCCCAACCAGTGCCAGCATCCTCAGCGTGGCCG TTCGGGAGGCTGGACACGATGAGCGTGCCCTGAGGCGGGAGATTCGCGAGCTGCGAGGGCGCCTGGAACGGCTGGAGCAG TGGGCCAGTCAGGCTGGGGCCTGGGTCCGAGCAGTGCTGCCCATGCCCCCAGAAGAGCTGCAGCCCGAACAGGTGGCAGAGCTGTGGGGCCGAGGCGACAGGATTGAGTCTCTCAGTGACCAGGTTCTGCTGCTGGAGGAGAGGCTAGGTGCCTGTGAGTCTCCATGCCCCTCTCTGTGGGGACCCCCATCTCCCAACAGCTGCCCCCAGCTCTTCCAGACACCTTTTCCCAACTCAGTTTTCTCTTGTCCAAAATCTCTGCTCCTCCACTCACTCACCCCATACCTTCCCCAGATTTCCGCACTTTACCACCCCTTCTCCTGGTCTGTCTCCAACTTGGTGGTTCCACTTATTG GCTCCTGTGAGGACAACAGCCTGGGCCCAGGCCTCAATCGGCGGAGCTAA
- the EGFL8 gene encoding epidermal growth factor-like protein 8 isoform X6 gives MGSRAELCTVLGGLSFLLLLMTGEGAKGGSLKESQGVCSKQTLVVPLRYNESYSQPVYKPYLTLCSGRRVCSTYRTTYHVAWREVRREVQQTHAVCCQGWKKRHPGALTCDEAICAKPCQNGGVCVRPDQCECAPGWGGKHCHVDVDECRTGVTLCSHGCFNTAGSFTCGCPWGLVLGPDGRTCAERAPEPPTSASILSVAVREAGHDERALRREIRELRGRLERLEQWASQAGAWVRAVLPMPPEELQPEQVAELWGRGDRIESLSDQVLLLEERLGACSCEDNSLGPGLNRRS, from the exons ATGGGGTCCAGGGCTGAGCTGTGCACTGTCTTAGGCGGACTCTCATTCCTCCTGCTACTGATGACAGGCGAGGGGGCCAAGGGTGGATCCCTCAAAGAGAG TCAGGGGGTCTGCTCCAAGCAGACGCTGGTGGTCCCACTCCGTTACAACGAGTCCTACAGCCAACCCGTATATAAGCCCTACTTGACTCTGTGCTCTGGAAGGCGTGTCTGCAGCACCTacag GACCACGTACCATGTGGCCTGgcgggaggtgaggagggaggtgCAGCAGACCCACGCCGTGTGCTGCCAGGGCTGGAAAAAGCGGCATCCCGGGGCGCTCACCTGTGATGAAG CCATCTGCGCCAAGCCCTGCCAGAACGGAGGCGTCTGCGTTCGGCCAGACCAGTGCGAGTGCGCCCCGGGCTGGGGTGGGAAGCACTGTCACGTGG ACGTGGATGAATGCAGGACTGGCGTCACTCTCTGCTCGCACGGATGCTTCAATACAGCAGGCAGCTTCACCTGCGGCTGCCCCTGGGGCCTGGTGCTGGGCCCGGACGGGCGCACTTGCGCAGAAAGGGCCCCAGAGCCCCCAACCAGTGCCAGCATCCTCAGCGTGGCCG TTCGGGAGGCTGGACACGATGAGCGTGCCCTGAGGCGGGAGATTCGCGAGCTGCGAGGGCGCCTGGAACGGCTGGAGCAG TGGGCCAGTCAGGCTGGGGCCTGGGTCCGAGCAGTGCTGCCCATGCCCCCAGAAGAGCTGCAGCCCGAACAGGTGGCAGAGCTGTGGGGCCGAGGCGACAGGATTGAGTCTCTCAGTGACCAGGTTCTGCTGCTGGAGGAGAGGCTAGGTGCCT GCTCCTGTGAGGACAACAGCCTGGGCCCAGGCCTCAATCGGCGGAGCTAA
- the EGFL8 gene encoding epidermal growth factor-like protein 8 isoform X3, with the protein MAGRLSFLGRVGPQRSLKGSGAPGSPGPGPLNACHFPPHGCSQGVCSKQTLVVPLRYNESYSQPVYKPYLTLCSGRRVCSTYSHLRQALPERRRLRSARPVRVRPGLGWEALSRGTGVTLCSHGCFNTAGSFTCGCPWGLVLGPDGRTCAERAPEPPTSASILSVAVREAGHDERALRREIRELRGRLERLEQWASQAGAWVRAVLPMPPEELQPEQVAELWGRGDRIESLSDQVLLLEERLGACESPCPSLWGPPSPNSCPQLFQTPFPNSVFSCPKSLLLHSLTPYLPQISALYHPFSWSVSNLVVPLIGSCEDNSLGPGLNRRS; encoded by the exons ATGGCGGGGAGGCTGTCATTTTTAGGGAGGGTGGGGCCTCAGCGGAGCCTGAAGGGAAGTGGGGCTCCtggctccccagggcctggcccactCAATGCCTGTCACTTTCCCCCGCATGGGTGCAGTCAGGGGGTCTGCTCCAAGCAGACGCTGGTGGTCCCACTCCGTTACAACGAGTCCTACAGCCAACCCGTATATAAGCCCTACTTGACTCTGTGCTCTGGAAGGCGTGTCTGCAGCACCTacag CCATCTGCGCCAAGCCCTGCCAGAACGGAGGCGTCTGCGTTCGGCCAGACCAGTGCGAGTGCGCCCCGGGCTGGGGTGGGAAGCACTGTCACGTGG GACTGGCGTCACTCTCTGCTCGCACGGATGCTTCAATACAGCAGGCAGCTTCACCTGCGGCTGCCCCTGGGGCCTGGTGCTGGGCCCGGACGGGCGCACTTGCGCAGAAAGGGCCCCAGAGCCCCCAACCAGTGCCAGCATCCTCAGCGTGGCCG TTCGGGAGGCTGGACACGATGAGCGTGCCCTGAGGCGGGAGATTCGCGAGCTGCGAGGGCGCCTGGAACGGCTGGAGCAG TGGGCCAGTCAGGCTGGGGCCTGGGTCCGAGCAGTGCTGCCCATGCCCCCAGAAGAGCTGCAGCCCGAACAGGTGGCAGAGCTGTGGGGCCGAGGCGACAGGATTGAGTCTCTCAGTGACCAGGTTCTGCTGCTGGAGGAGAGGCTAGGTGCCTGTGAGTCTCCATGCCCCTCTCTGTGGGGACCCCCATCTCCCAACAGCTGCCCCCAGCTCTTCCAGACACCTTTTCCCAACTCAGTTTTCTCTTGTCCAAAATCTCTGCTCCTCCACTCACTCACCCCATACCTTCCCCAGATTTCCGCACTTTACCACCCCTTCTCCTGGTCTGTCTCCAACTTGGTGGTTCCACTTATTG GCTCCTGTGAGGACAACAGCCTGGGCCCAGGCCTCAATCGGCGGAGCTAA
- the EGFL8 gene encoding epidermal growth factor-like protein 8 isoform X5: MAGRLSFLGRVGPQRSLKGSGAPGSPGPGPLNACHFPPHGCSQGVCSKQTLVVPLRYNESYSQPVYKPYLTLCSGRRVCSTYRTTYHVAWREVRREVQQTHAVCCQGWKKRHPGALTCDEAICAKPCQNGGVCVRPDQCECAPGWGGKHCHVDVDECRTGVTLCSHGCFNTAGSFTCGCPWGLVLGPDGRTCAERAPEPPTSASILSVAVREAGHDERALRREIRELRGRLERLEQWASQAGAWVRAVLPMPPEELQPEQVAELWGRGDRIESLSDQVLLLEERLGACSCEDNSLGPGLNRRS; the protein is encoded by the exons ATGGCGGGGAGGCTGTCATTTTTAGGGAGGGTGGGGCCTCAGCGGAGCCTGAAGGGAAGTGGGGCTCCtggctccccagggcctggcccactCAATGCCTGTCACTTTCCCCCGCATGGGTGCAGTCAGGGGGTCTGCTCCAAGCAGACGCTGGTGGTCCCACTCCGTTACAACGAGTCCTACAGCCAACCCGTATATAAGCCCTACTTGACTCTGTGCTCTGGAAGGCGTGTCTGCAGCACCTacag GACCACGTACCATGTGGCCTGgcgggaggtgaggagggaggtgCAGCAGACCCACGCCGTGTGCTGCCAGGGCTGGAAAAAGCGGCATCCCGGGGCGCTCACCTGTGATGAAG CCATCTGCGCCAAGCCCTGCCAGAACGGAGGCGTCTGCGTTCGGCCAGACCAGTGCGAGTGCGCCCCGGGCTGGGGTGGGAAGCACTGTCACGTGG ACGTGGATGAATGCAGGACTGGCGTCACTCTCTGCTCGCACGGATGCTTCAATACAGCAGGCAGCTTCACCTGCGGCTGCCCCTGGGGCCTGGTGCTGGGCCCGGACGGGCGCACTTGCGCAGAAAGGGCCCCAGAGCCCCCAACCAGTGCCAGCATCCTCAGCGTGGCCG TTCGGGAGGCTGGACACGATGAGCGTGCCCTGAGGCGGGAGATTCGCGAGCTGCGAGGGCGCCTGGAACGGCTGGAGCAG TGGGCCAGTCAGGCTGGGGCCTGGGTCCGAGCAGTGCTGCCCATGCCCCCAGAAGAGCTGCAGCCCGAACAGGTGGCAGAGCTGTGGGGCCGAGGCGACAGGATTGAGTCTCTCAGTGACCAGGTTCTGCTGCTGGAGGAGAGGCTAGGTGCCT GCTCCTGTGAGGACAACAGCCTGGGCCCAGGCCTCAATCGGCGGAGCTAA
- the EGFL8 gene encoding epidermal growth factor-like protein 8 isoform X1 — protein MAGRLSFLGRVGPQRSLKGSGAPGSPGPGPLNACHFPPHGCSQGVCSKQTLVVPLRYNESYSQPVYKPYLTLCSGRRVCSTYRTTYHVAWREVRREVQQTHAVCCQGWKKRHPGALTCDEAICAKPCQNGGVCVRPDQCECAPGWGGKHCHVDVDECRTGVTLCSHGCFNTAGSFTCGCPWGLVLGPDGRTCAERAPEPPTSASILSVAVREAGHDERALRREIRELRGRLERLEQWASQAGAWVRAVLPMPPEELQPEQVAELWGRGDRIESLSDQVLLLEERLGACESPCPSLWGPPSPNSCPQLFQTPFPNSVFSCPKSLLLHSLTPYLPQISALYHPFSWSVSNLVVPLIGSCEDNSLGPGLNRRS, from the exons ATGGCGGGGAGGCTGTCATTTTTAGGGAGGGTGGGGCCTCAGCGGAGCCTGAAGGGAAGTGGGGCTCCtggctccccagggcctggcccactCAATGCCTGTCACTTTCCCCCGCATGGGTGCAGTCAGGGGGTCTGCTCCAAGCAGACGCTGGTGGTCCCACTCCGTTACAACGAGTCCTACAGCCAACCCGTATATAAGCCCTACTTGACTCTGTGCTCTGGAAGGCGTGTCTGCAGCACCTacag GACCACGTACCATGTGGCCTGgcgggaggtgaggagggaggtgCAGCAGACCCACGCCGTGTGCTGCCAGGGCTGGAAAAAGCGGCATCCCGGGGCGCTCACCTGTGATGAAG CCATCTGCGCCAAGCCCTGCCAGAACGGAGGCGTCTGCGTTCGGCCAGACCAGTGCGAGTGCGCCCCGGGCTGGGGTGGGAAGCACTGTCACGTGG ACGTGGATGAATGCAGGACTGGCGTCACTCTCTGCTCGCACGGATGCTTCAATACAGCAGGCAGCTTCACCTGCGGCTGCCCCTGGGGCCTGGTGCTGGGCCCGGACGGGCGCACTTGCGCAGAAAGGGCCCCAGAGCCCCCAACCAGTGCCAGCATCCTCAGCGTGGCCG TTCGGGAGGCTGGACACGATGAGCGTGCCCTGAGGCGGGAGATTCGCGAGCTGCGAGGGCGCCTGGAACGGCTGGAGCAG TGGGCCAGTCAGGCTGGGGCCTGGGTCCGAGCAGTGCTGCCCATGCCCCCAGAAGAGCTGCAGCCCGAACAGGTGGCAGAGCTGTGGGGCCGAGGCGACAGGATTGAGTCTCTCAGTGACCAGGTTCTGCTGCTGGAGGAGAGGCTAGGTGCCTGTGAGTCTCCATGCCCCTCTCTGTGGGGACCCCCATCTCCCAACAGCTGCCCCCAGCTCTTCCAGACACCTTTTCCCAACTCAGTTTTCTCTTGTCCAAAATCTCTGCTCCTCCACTCACTCACCCCATACCTTCCCCAGATTTCCGCACTTTACCACCCCTTCTCCTGGTCTGTCTCCAACTTGGTGGTTCCACTTATTG GCTCCTGTGAGGACAACAGCCTGGGCCCAGGCCTCAATCGGCGGAGCTAA
- the EGFL8 gene encoding epidermal growth factor-like protein 8 isoform X4 — MAGRLSFLGRVGPQRSLKGSGAPGSPGPGPLNACHFPPHGCSQGVCSKQTLVVPLRYNESYSQPVYKPYLTLCSGRRVCSTYRTTYHVAWREVRREVQQTHAVCCQGWKKRHPGALTCDEAICAKPCQNGGVCVRPDQCECAPGWGGKHCHVDVDECRTGVTLCSHGCFNTAGSFTCGCPWGLVLGPDGRTCAERAPEPPTSASILSVAVREAGHDERALRREIRELRGRLERLEQWASQAGAWVRAVLPMPPEELQPEQVAELWGRGDRIESLSDQVLLLEERLGAYFRTLPPLLLVCLQLGGSTYWLL; from the exons ATGGCGGGGAGGCTGTCATTTTTAGGGAGGGTGGGGCCTCAGCGGAGCCTGAAGGGAAGTGGGGCTCCtggctccccagggcctggcccactCAATGCCTGTCACTTTCCCCCGCATGGGTGCAGTCAGGGGGTCTGCTCCAAGCAGACGCTGGTGGTCCCACTCCGTTACAACGAGTCCTACAGCCAACCCGTATATAAGCCCTACTTGACTCTGTGCTCTGGAAGGCGTGTCTGCAGCACCTacag GACCACGTACCATGTGGCCTGgcgggaggtgaggagggaggtgCAGCAGACCCACGCCGTGTGCTGCCAGGGCTGGAAAAAGCGGCATCCCGGGGCGCTCACCTGTGATGAAG CCATCTGCGCCAAGCCCTGCCAGAACGGAGGCGTCTGCGTTCGGCCAGACCAGTGCGAGTGCGCCCCGGGCTGGGGTGGGAAGCACTGTCACGTGG ACGTGGATGAATGCAGGACTGGCGTCACTCTCTGCTCGCACGGATGCTTCAATACAGCAGGCAGCTTCACCTGCGGCTGCCCCTGGGGCCTGGTGCTGGGCCCGGACGGGCGCACTTGCGCAGAAAGGGCCCCAGAGCCCCCAACCAGTGCCAGCATCCTCAGCGTGGCCG TTCGGGAGGCTGGACACGATGAGCGTGCCCTGAGGCGGGAGATTCGCGAGCTGCGAGGGCGCCTGGAACGGCTGGAGCAG TGGGCCAGTCAGGCTGGGGCCTGGGTCCGAGCAGTGCTGCCCATGCCCCCAGAAGAGCTGCAGCCCGAACAGGTGGCAGAGCTGTGGGGCCGAGGCGACAGGATTGAGTCTCTCAGTGACCAGGTTCTGCTGCTGGAGGAGAGGCTAGGTGCCT ATTTCCGCACTTTACCACCCCTTCTCCTGGTCTGTCTCCAACTTGGTGGTTCCACTTATTG GCTCCTGTGA
- the EGFL8 gene encoding epidermal growth factor-like protein 8 isoform X7, whose translation MAGRLSFLGRVGPQRSLKGSGAPGSPGPGPLNACHFPPHGCSQGVCSKQTLVVPLRYNESYSQPVYKPYLTLCSGRRVCSTYRTTYHVAWREVRREVQQTHAVCCQGWKKRHPGALTCDEAICAKPCQNGGVCVRPDQCECAPGWGGKHCHVDVDECRTGVTLCSHGCFNTAGSFTCGCPWGLVLGPDGRTCAERAPEPPTSASILSVAVREAGHDERALRREIRELRGRLERLEQAPVRTTAWAQASIGGAKEPLQSPCPTNLYRNWTH comes from the exons ATGGCGGGGAGGCTGTCATTTTTAGGGAGGGTGGGGCCTCAGCGGAGCCTGAAGGGAAGTGGGGCTCCtggctccccagggcctggcccactCAATGCCTGTCACTTTCCCCCGCATGGGTGCAGTCAGGGGGTCTGCTCCAAGCAGACGCTGGTGGTCCCACTCCGTTACAACGAGTCCTACAGCCAACCCGTATATAAGCCCTACTTGACTCTGTGCTCTGGAAGGCGTGTCTGCAGCACCTacag GACCACGTACCATGTGGCCTGgcgggaggtgaggagggaggtgCAGCAGACCCACGCCGTGTGCTGCCAGGGCTGGAAAAAGCGGCATCCCGGGGCGCTCACCTGTGATGAAG CCATCTGCGCCAAGCCCTGCCAGAACGGAGGCGTCTGCGTTCGGCCAGACCAGTGCGAGTGCGCCCCGGGCTGGGGTGGGAAGCACTGTCACGTGG ACGTGGATGAATGCAGGACTGGCGTCACTCTCTGCTCGCACGGATGCTTCAATACAGCAGGCAGCTTCACCTGCGGCTGCCCCTGGGGCCTGGTGCTGGGCCCGGACGGGCGCACTTGCGCAGAAAGGGCCCCAGAGCCCCCAACCAGTGCCAGCATCCTCAGCGTGGCCG TTCGGGAGGCTGGACACGATGAGCGTGCCCTGAGGCGGGAGATTCGCGAGCTGCGAGGGCGCCTGGAACGGCTGGAGCAG GCTCCTGTGAGGACAACAGCCTGGGCCCAGGCCTCAATCGGCGGAGCTAAGGAGCCTCTGCAGAGCCCCTGCCCCACTAATTTATACAGAAACTGGACCCACTAA
- the AGPAT1 gene encoding 1-acyl-sn-glycerol-3-phosphate acyltransferase alpha isoform X2, whose protein sequence is MELWPGLWTLLLLLALLLPTLWFCSPSAKYFFKMAFYNGWILFLAVLAIPVCAVRGRNVENMKILRLMLLHIKYLYGIRVEVRGAHHFPPSQPYVVVSNHQSSLDLLGMMEVLPGRCVPIAKRELLWAGSAGLACWLAGVIFIDRKRTGDAISVMSEVAQTLITQDVRVWVFPEGTRNHNGSMLPFKRGAFHLAVQAQVPIVPIVMSSYQDFYCKKERRFTSGRCQVRVLPPVPTEGLTPDDVPALADTVRHSMLTVFREISTDGRGGGDYLKKPGGVGEAQL, encoded by the exons ATGGAGCTGTGGCCAGGGCTGTGGACTCTCCTGCTGCTGCTCGCCCTCCTGCTGCCCACTCTGTGGTTCTGCAGCCCCAGTGCCAAGTACTTCTTCAAGATGGCCTTCTACAACGGCTGGATCCTCTTCCTGGCTGTGCTCGCCATCCCTGTGTGTGCCGTGCGAGGACGCAACGTCGAGAACATGAA GATCTTGCGTCTGATGCTGCTCCACATCAAATACCTGTACGGGATCCGAGTGGAGGTACGAGGGGCTCACCACTTCCCTCCTTCACAGCCCTACGTGGTCGTCTCCAACCACCAGAGCTCCCTCGACCTGCTTG GGATGATGGAGGTACTGCCAGGCCGCTGTGTGCCCATTGCCAAGCGCGAGCTACTGTGGGCCGGCTCTGCCGGGCTGGCCTGCTGGCTGGCGGGAGTCATCTTCATTGACCGGAAGCGCACTGGGGATGCCATCAGTGTCATGTCTGAGGTCGCCCAGACCCTGATCACACAGGAT GTACGGGTCTGGGTTTTTCCTGAGGGCACGAGAAACCACAACGGCTCCATGCTGCCCTTCAAACGTGGCGCCTTCCACCTCGCAGTTCAGGCCCAG GTTCCCATCGTTCCTATAGTCATGTCCTCCTATCAAGACTTCTACTGCAAGAAGGAGCGCCGCTTCACTTCAG GGCGATGTCAGGTACGGGTGCTGCCCCCAGTGCCCACAGAAGGACTGACACCAGATGACGTCCCAGCTCTGGCCGACACAGTCCGACACTCCATGCTCACCGTTTTCCGGGAAATCTCCACTgatggcaggggtggtggtgacTATCTGAAGAAGCCTGGAGGGGTGGGCGAGGCCCAGCTCTGA
- the AGPAT1 gene encoding 1-acyl-sn-glycerol-3-phosphate acyltransferase alpha isoform X1: protein MVRTSICGAGVNPSPSAGRLSPLLFRNQAHCPSPRPLQVTRMELWPGLWTLLLLLALLLPTLWFCSPSAKYFFKMAFYNGWILFLAVLAIPVCAVRGRNVENMKILRLMLLHIKYLYGIRVEVRGAHHFPPSQPYVVVSNHQSSLDLLGMMEVLPGRCVPIAKRELLWAGSAGLACWLAGVIFIDRKRTGDAISVMSEVAQTLITQDVRVWVFPEGTRNHNGSMLPFKRGAFHLAVQAQVPIVPIVMSSYQDFYCKKERRFTSGRCQVRVLPPVPTEGLTPDDVPALADTVRHSMLTVFREISTDGRGGGDYLKKPGGVGEAQL from the exons ATGGTGCGAACATCGATCTGCGGCGCTGGTGTTAACCCATCTCCCTCGGCTGGACGACTCAGCCCGCTCCTCTTTAG GAACCAGGCCCACTGCCCTTCGCCCCGTCCCCTGCAGGTGACCAGAATGGAGCTGTGGCCAGGGCTGTGGACTCTCCTGCTGCTGCTCGCCCTCCTGCTGCCCACTCTGTGGTTCTGCAGCCCCAGTGCCAAGTACTTCTTCAAGATGGCCTTCTACAACGGCTGGATCCTCTTCCTGGCTGTGCTCGCCATCCCTGTGTGTGCCGTGCGAGGACGCAACGTCGAGAACATGAA GATCTTGCGTCTGATGCTGCTCCACATCAAATACCTGTACGGGATCCGAGTGGAGGTACGAGGGGCTCACCACTTCCCTCCTTCACAGCCCTACGTGGTCGTCTCCAACCACCAGAGCTCCCTCGACCTGCTTG GGATGATGGAGGTACTGCCAGGCCGCTGTGTGCCCATTGCCAAGCGCGAGCTACTGTGGGCCGGCTCTGCCGGGCTGGCCTGCTGGCTGGCGGGAGTCATCTTCATTGACCGGAAGCGCACTGGGGATGCCATCAGTGTCATGTCTGAGGTCGCCCAGACCCTGATCACACAGGAT GTACGGGTCTGGGTTTTTCCTGAGGGCACGAGAAACCACAACGGCTCCATGCTGCCCTTCAAACGTGGCGCCTTCCACCTCGCAGTTCAGGCCCAG GTTCCCATCGTTCCTATAGTCATGTCCTCCTATCAAGACTTCTACTGCAAGAAGGAGCGCCGCTTCACTTCAG GGCGATGTCAGGTACGGGTGCTGCCCCCAGTGCCCACAGAAGGACTGACACCAGATGACGTCCCAGCTCTGGCCGACACAGTCCGACACTCCATGCTCACCGTTTTCCGGGAAATCTCCACTgatggcaggggtggtggtgacTATCTGAAGAAGCCTGGAGGGGTGGGCGAGGCCCAGCTCTGA